Part of the Arsenicicoccus sp. oral taxon 190 genome, CCGTGGCCAAGCAGATCGGCCTGCCGCGCCGGGTCGTCACCATCCTCGAGGGCGAGTCGCTGGTCAACGACGCGACGGCCCTGGTGTCGCTGCGCACCGCCACGGGGGCGCTCACCGCGGCGGTCACCGTCGGCGCGGTGCTGCTGGACTTCGCCAAGGCGGTGGTCGTCGCCATCGTGGTCGGCGTCGTGGTCGCCAAGGTGGCGGCATACGTGCTCAAGCGCACCAGCGACCCGGTCGCCACCACCGCGCTGTCCTTCCTGCTGCCGTTCATCGCGTTCGCGCCGGCGGAGCAGTTCCACGCGTCCGGGGTGCTGTCCGTGGTCGTCGCCGGGCTGCTGATCGGGCACATGGCGCCGGTCGTCGAGACCGCCCAGTCGCGCGTCACCACCCGGATCAACTGGAAGACCATCACCTACCTGCTCGAGAACTCCGTCTTCCTGCTCGTCGGGCTGCAGACGCGATCGATCGTGTCGGGCGCGTCCAGCTCGCCGCTCGGGTGGGGCCGCATCGTCGCGGCGTGCCTGCTGGTGCTGCTCGGCGTGATGCTGCTGCGCGTCGTGTGGATCATGGCGACGAGGTTCGTCGTGCGGGTGCGGCAGCGCCAGGGGGTGACGCCGTGGCAGGAGTCGGCGCTGATCGCCTGGGCCGGCATGCGCGGCGTGGTCACCCTGGCCGCCGCGCTCACCCTGCCGCTCGCCACGCCCCACCGGGCCGTTCTCGTCCTCATCGCCCTCGTGGTGACCGCGGGGACGCTGCTCATCCAGGGCCTGACCCTGCCCGTCCTCGCCCGGCGCCTCGACGTGCACGGCCCCGACCCCCGCGAGGACGCGCTGCAGGAGGCCACGGTCTACGCCCGGGCGGTCGAGGCCGGCCGGCGCGCCATGGAGGCCGAGGCCGGGCCGGACGACGCCGCCACCATCGCGACGCTCCGCGACCAGGCCGAGCGCCGCGTCAACGCCATCTGGGAGCGGCTCGGCCGCTCCGACGACCAGAAGGAGACGCCCAGCCAGACCTACCGGCGGCTCCGCACCGCCGCGATCACCGCCGAGCGCGAGGAGGTCTTGCGGGTGCGCAGCGAGGGTGAGGTCGAGTCCGAGGTGATCTCGGCGGTGCTGGCGGCGCTGGACTTCGAGGAGACCTCGCTGATGCGCGTCGAGCAGCGGGTGCGCCGACTGCGGGCCCTGTCCCCCGCCCTGCCGGAGGCGCCGTGCGAGCACCTCGCAGACTCCCCCACCTACGTCGAGCCTCGCACCCACGGCGAGTGCATCGGCTGCCAGGCCGAGGGCACCACGCCCGTCCACATCCGGTTGTGCCTGGCCTGCGGCTACGTCGGCTGCTGCGACTCCTCCGAGGGCCGGCACGCGACCCGCCACTACGAGGCGACCGGGCACCCGACGATGCGCTCCTTCGAGCCGGGCGAGTCGTGGCGCTGGTGCTTCGTCGACAACCTGCTCGCCTCCGGCGACTGACCGCGGGCATGGCGTCATGACGGCACCCACCCTGGTCCTGCTGCACGGCACCCGCATGCGCGGCAGCTTCTGGCGCGACTACCCGGCGCTGCTGCCCGGGGTCCGCGTCGTCGCGCCCGACCTGCCCGGCCACGGCGACCGCGCGGGCGAGGACTTCACGTGGGAGGGCGCCCTGGCCACGGTCGAGGCCGCCCTCCCGGACGGTCCGGTCGTCCTGGCGGGTCACAGCCTCGGGGGCTACGTCGCCATGGCGTATGCCGCAGCCCACCCCCACCGCCTCGACGGGCTGGGGCTGATCGGGGCCACCGGCGTCCCCACGGGGGCCGGGGCTGCGGTCTACCGCGGCTTCGCGCGCCTCGTGCCCCGGCTCGGCGAGGAGCGGGTGGCCCGGCGCGTCAACGCCCTGATGCGCCGCCTGGCCGGAGGCCGCGACGTCAGCCACGTCACCGACGAGGGGGCGGGCTACGCCGCGATGCCGGCGGCGTGGGCCGCGGTGATGAGCGAGTGCGGCCCGGGCCTGCTGGGCGGGCTCGACATACCGGTCCTGCTGCTCAACGGGGGGCTGGACCAGATGCGGCTCGGGGTGCGGGCCTACGCCGCCGCCTGCCCGGGCGCCCGGGTGGTGACGGTGCCGCGGGCGACGCACTTCCTGCCGCTCACGCACCCGGAGGCCTGCGCGCGCGAGCTGCGGAGGCTGCTGGACCGCGCCCTGCAGACCTACCGCCGGTAGGAATATCAGCCTGCGCAAGGAAGGCCGGTCGATGCGGCGGCCGCCGGTAGGGTCGTCGCCATGGCCGTCCAGCTCGTCCTCGCCTCCGCCTCGCCGGCCCGCCTCGCGACGTTGCGGGGGGCAGGGCTAGCGCCATACGTGCAGGTGTCGCGGGTCGACGAACCCGCCGTGATCGCCGACCTCGAGTCCCGTGCGGGGGCCCTGCCGCCGGCGGATCACGCGCTCGCCCTGGCGCGCGCCAAGTGCGACGACGTGGCGAGCAGCGTTGCGGCGCAGGACGGTCCGCAGGTCGTGCTGGGGTGCGACTCGGTGCTGGAGATCGCCGGGGAGGTGCACGGCAAGCCCGAGACGCCCGAATTCGCGATCGAGCGGTGGCGCCGGATGCGCGGCGGCTCCGGGGTGCTGCACTCCGGACACGCCCTCACGGATCTGCGCACGCGCCGGCAGGTCTCGCGCACCGCGTCGACGGTGGTGCACTTCGCCGACCTGTCCGACACGGAGATCGAGGCGTATGTCGCAACCGGCGAACCCCTCTGGGTGGCAGGAGGTTTCACGGTGGACGGGCTGGGCGGGGCGTTCGTCACGGCCATCGAGGGCGACTACCACAACGTCGTGGGCGTCTCCCTGCCGCTGCTGCGGGAGCTGCTGCTGGAGCTGGGCATCGGCTGGTGGGACCTCGAGCGGTCGCAGCCGGGGTCTTGACCTTCACACCGTGGCAAGGCCTGGACTGAGGTCATGATCCACATCGGAGAGTTCGCCCGGCTCGGTCAGGTGTCGATGCGCATGCTGCGGCACTACGACCAGCTCGGCCTGCTGACGCCCGACCACGTCGACCCGTGGACGGGCTACCGCAGCTACTCCGCCGGCCAGCTGGCCCGGCTCAACCGGATCGTGGCGCTCAAGGACCTCGGCTTCCCGCTCGCGCAGGTGGCCGTGCTGCTGGACGGCGACCTCGACGGGGACGAGCTGCGCGCCATGCTGGGCGAACGGCGGCTGGAGCTGGAGCGGGAGCACGAGCAGGCGCGGCAGCGCCTGGCCGGCGTCGAGGCGCGCCTCCACCTCATCGACAAGGAGCACGACATGTCCATCGAGTACGTCACCAAGTCCCTGCCCGCCGTCCGCCTCGCCGCCCGCAGCGCCGACCTCGAGGAGGGGCAGGCCATCGGCCAGGTCGTCGGCCCGCTCTTCCATCAGGTGGGGGCCGCGGTGGCCCGCGCCGGCGGCAGCCTGCGCACCGCCATCGCGTCCTACGACGTGCGACCTGACAGCATGCACATCACCGTGGGTTACGCGCACGACGGCCCGGCCCCGGAGGGCACCACCATCGTCGAGCTGCCCGCCGTCGAGCAGGCCGTCTGCTGCGTCCACCTCGGCGCGATGACGGGGATCGGGGCGGCCTGGCAGTCGCTCGTGCAGCACGCCGAGACCAGCGGCTGGGAGCTGCTCGGCCCCTGCCGCGAGGACTACCTGCAGGCCGAGGGCGAGGACCAGACGGACTGGGTCACCGAGCTGCAGCAGCCGGTGCGCCGCCGCTGACGGCCCCGCCTGCCGCGCCAACCATCGTCCACCTCCATCGACGGGTGGAGACCCCCACCGATGACGGTGGTGGTCTCCACCCGGTGTCGCCAGCGCCCTAGCCAGCGCCTTCGCCGGCCCCCTACCCGCACCGGCATGCTCGCCACCTGACCGTCGTCAGACCGGCGAGATGCCGGTGTGGCGCTCCGTGAAGTGGCGGGACCGACCGCCGGCATAGCTGAGGCGGTGGATGATGCTGTCCCGCAAGGCTTCCGGCTCGACGATGTCGTCGATGACCAGGTCGGCGGCAAGGCGCTCGAGGTCGATGTCCTGCTCGTACTCCTCCCGCTTGGCCTGCACGAACGCGTCGCGCTGCGGCCCCTCGGGGACCTCGGCGATCTTGTTGGCGTAGACCGCGTTGACGGCCGCCTCCGGACCCATGACGCCGATCCGGGCGGTCGGCAGCGCGATGGTCGCGTCCGGCGCGAAGCCCGGGCCTCCCATGGCGTAGAGGCCGGCGCCATACGCCTTGCGCACCACGACGCACAGCTGCGGCACGGTCGCGGCCGAGACGGCATACACCATCTTGGCGCCGTGCCGGATGATGCCGCCGCGCTCGACCTCCGAGCCGATCATGAAGCCCGGCACGTCGGCGAGGTAGACCAGCGGGATCGAGTAGGCGTCGCACGTGGTGATGAATCTCGTTGCCTTGTCGGCGGAGTCGCTGAACAGCACGCCGCCCTTGACGGCGGAGTTGTTGGCGACGAAACCCACCGTCTGCCCGGCCATCCGCCCGAAGCCGACGATCAGCTCCGCCGCGAACATCGGCTTCACCTCGAAGAACTGCTGGTCGTCGACGAGCCGGTCGATGACCTCGTGCATGTCGAAGGGCACCGACTCGATCTCCGGGACGTCGTCGCGCGTCAGCGGCGCCGTCGGCTCCTCGGGGTGGAAGTGCGGGGCCGGCTGGCGCCACGACAGGGGCATGTAGGAGAAGTACTCCTTGGCCAGCTCGATGGCCTCATCGTCGCTGCCCGCCAGCAGGTCCCCGACGCCGGAGACCGTGCAGTGCATCCGGGCGCCACCGAGGTCCTCCAGCGAGACCTTCTCCCCCACGACCATCTCGGCCATGCGCGGCGACCCGAGGTACATCGAGGCGTTGCCGTCGACCATGATCACGATGTCGGTGAAGCTCGGGATGTAGGCCCCGCCGGCCGCGGACGGCCCGAAGAGACAACAGATCTGGGGCACCTTGCCGGACAGCGCGACCTGGTTGTGAAAGATGCGACCGGCGCCGCGCCGCCCCGGGAACATCTCGACCTGGTCGGTGATCCGGGCGCCCGCGGAGTCGACGAACCAGAAGACCGGGAGCTCCTCGCGCAGCGCGCTCTCGGTGGCGCGCACGATCTTTTCCACGGTCCGCGCACCCCACGAACCCGCTTTGACGGTGGGGTCGTTCGCGACGACGATGGCCGGTCGGCCGTCCACGAGACCGCGTCCGGTGACCACCCCGTCGGCCGGCAGGCCGGTCGCCATGGCGTTGGCGTAGCGCCCGTCTTCCACGAAGCTCCCCTCGTCGAACAGCAACGAGATTCGGTCGCGCACATACATCTTGCCCTGGGAGGCGAGCTTGGCCGCGGCCTTCTCCGGCGGGGTGGCCGAGGCCTCCAGCGCCGCCTCGAGCCGCGCCCGGACGTCAGCGACCTTCGGATCCGGTTGGTGGGCCATGGGATTCCCTTCGGTTGGTATGACGAGAGCGCGGGGCCGGTGACCGGGCGTCAGGCCGGCAGACCCAGGCCGCGGGCGATGAGCATCCGCTGGACCTCCGAGGTGCCCTCCCCGATCTCGAGGATCTTGGCATCACGGTAGAACCGGGCGACGGGGTACTCCTCCATGAAGCCGTTGCCCCCGAAGATCTGCGTCGCCACCCGGGTCGAGGTCACGGCCGCCTCGGAGGTGTAGAGCTTGGCGATGGACGCGGCCTGCTTGACCTCGGCGAGGCTGCGCCGCCCGGCGTCCATCTCGTCCTTGAGCCACGCGGCCTTGTAGGTCAGCGACCGGGCGTTCTCGAGCATCACGGCCAGGTCGGCGATCTGGAAGGACACGCCCTGGTTGACGGCGATGGGGCGGCCGAACGCCATACGCGTCCTGGCGTAGGCGATCGACTCCTCCAGCATGCGGGCGATGCAGCCCACCGCGAGGGCGGCGATGGCGATGCGGCCGTCGTCGAGGGTGGCGAGGAACTGCCCGAAGCCCTTGCCGCGCTCGCCGAGCAGGTGGTCCTCCGGGACGCGCACGTCGCTGAAGGACAGCCCGTGGGTGTCCGAGATGTTCCACCCGAGCTTGTGGTAGGGCGGCGCGACCTCGAATCCCGGTGTGCCCGAAGGGATCATGATGGCGCTGATCTCCGGCTTGCCGTCCTCGCGGGTGCCGGTGCGCGCGGTCGCGGTGACCACGGAGGTGATCGGGGTGCCGGAGTTGGTGATGAAGGCCTTGGCACCGTTGACGACCCACTGGCCGTCGACGAGCTCGGCGCGGGTCTTGGTGCCACCGGCGTCGGAGCCGGCGTCGGGCTCGGTCAGGCCGAAACCGGCGAGGGTGCGGCCGGCCGCCAGGTCGGGCAGCCAGCGCTCCTTCTGCTCCTGCGAGCCGAAGGTCAGGATCGGGTTGATGCCGAGGCCGACCCCCGCCTCCAGGG contains:
- a CDS encoding MerR family transcriptional regulator is translated as MIHIGEFARLGQVSMRMLRHYDQLGLLTPDHVDPWTGYRSYSAGQLARLNRIVALKDLGFPLAQVAVLLDGDLDGDELRAMLGERRLELEREHEQARQRLAGVEARLHLIDKEHDMSIEYVTKSLPAVRLAARSADLEEGQAIGQVVGPLFHQVGAAVARAGGSLRTAIASYDVRPDSMHITVGYAHDGPAPEGTTIVELPAVEQAVCCVHLGAMTGIGAAWQSLVQHAETSGWELLGPCREDYLQAEGEDQTDWVTELQQPVRRR
- a CDS encoding alpha/beta fold hydrolase; its protein translation is MTAPTLVLLHGTRMRGSFWRDYPALLPGVRVVAPDLPGHGDRAGEDFTWEGALATVEAALPDGPVVLAGHSLGGYVAMAYAAAHPHRLDGLGLIGATGVPTGAGAAVYRGFARLVPRLGEERVARRVNALMRRLAGGRDVSHVTDEGAGYAAMPAAWAAVMSECGPGLLGGLDIPVLLLNGGLDQMRLGVRAYAAACPGARVVTVPRATHFLPLTHPEACARELRRLLDRALQTYRR
- a CDS encoding acyl-CoA dehydrogenase family protein, with product MFELSQDHEDFRRTVRDFAEGEIAPHVAEWDRDHHFPADLIPKMGELGLFGLVVPEELGGHKSADGEGGEFTYLCLAIEELGRVDQSMGITLEAGVGLGINPILTFGSQEQKERWLPDLAAGRTLAGFGLTEPDAGSDAGGTKTRAELVDGQWVVNGAKAFITNSGTPITSVVTATARTGTREDGKPEISAIMIPSGTPGFEVAPPYHKLGWNISDTHGLSFSDVRVPEDHLLGERGKGFGQFLATLDDGRIAIAALAVGCIARMLEESIAYARTRMAFGRPIAVNQGVSFQIADLAVMLENARSLTYKAAWLKDEMDAGRRSLAEVKQAASIAKLYTSEAAVTSTRVATQIFGGNGFMEEYPVARFYRDAKILEIGEGTSEVQRMLIARGLGLPA
- a CDS encoding Na+/H+ antiporter — encoded protein: MCAVEILTLVVGLALTVLAVTTLSNRWGLSAPLVLIVVGLVGSYLPFIHEPTLSPELVLVGILPPLLYTAAHNTSLMDFRDNLSAIGWLSIGLVLFTAAGIGLLAWGLLPLPFAAAFALGAIVAPPDAVAATAVAKQIGLPRRVVTILEGESLVNDATALVSLRTATGALTAAVTVGAVLLDFAKAVVVAIVVGVVVAKVAAYVLKRTSDPVATTALSFLLPFIAFAPAEQFHASGVLSVVVAGLLIGHMAPVVETAQSRVTTRINWKTITYLLENSVFLLVGLQTRSIVSGASSSPLGWGRIVAACLLVLLGVMLLRVVWIMATRFVVRVRQRQGVTPWQESALIAWAGMRGVVTLAAALTLPLATPHRAVLVLIALVVTAGTLLIQGLTLPVLARRLDVHGPDPREDALQEATVYARAVEAGRRAMEAEAGPDDAATIATLRDQAERRVNAIWERLGRSDDQKETPSQTYRRLRTAAITAEREEVLRVRSEGEVESEVISAVLAALDFEETSLMRVEQRVRRLRALSPALPEAPCEHLADSPTYVEPRTHGECIGCQAEGTTPVHIRLCLACGYVGCCDSSEGRHATRHYEATGHPTMRSFEPGESWRWCFVDNLLASGD
- a CDS encoding Maf family protein, which gives rise to MAVQLVLASASPARLATLRGAGLAPYVQVSRVDEPAVIADLESRAGALPPADHALALARAKCDDVASSVAAQDGPQVVLGCDSVLEIAGEVHGKPETPEFAIERWRRMRGGSGVLHSGHALTDLRTRRQVSRTASTVVHFADLSDTEIEAYVATGEPLWVAGGFTVDGLGGAFVTAIEGDYHNVVGVSLPLLRELLLELGIGWWDLERSQPGS
- a CDS encoding acyl-CoA carboxylase subunit beta — encoded protein: MAHQPDPKVADVRARLEAALEASATPPEKAAAKLASQGKMYVRDRISLLFDEGSFVEDGRYANAMATGLPADGVVTGRGLVDGRPAIVVANDPTVKAGSWGARTVEKIVRATESALREELPVFWFVDSAGARITDQVEMFPGRRGAGRIFHNQVALSGKVPQICCLFGPSAAGGAYIPSFTDIVIMVDGNASMYLGSPRMAEMVVGEKVSLEDLGGARMHCTVSGVGDLLAGSDDEAIELAKEYFSYMPLSWRQPAPHFHPEEPTAPLTRDDVPEIESVPFDMHEVIDRLVDDQQFFEVKPMFAAELIVGFGRMAGQTVGFVANNSAVKGGVLFSDSADKATRFITTCDAYSIPLVYLADVPGFMIGSEVERGGIIRHGAKMVYAVSAATVPQLCVVVRKAYGAGLYAMGGPGFAPDATIALPTARIGVMGPEAAVNAVYANKIAEVPEGPQRDAFVQAKREEYEQDIDLERLAADLVIDDIVEPEALRDSIIHRLSYAGGRSRHFTERHTGISPV